The DNA window CCGAGAATCCCCTCACGCAGCAAGGTCACAAGCTGGTCGTGAATCAGGATTCGTTTTGGGGTGCCCGGCATCGGATTCCTTGAGCCGGATCCTTCCGGCAGCTTCGCCATCCTAGCATCCCTAGAGTCTACTCACTAGACTTATTGGAGGCGCCTAATTCCTGTTGAGCCGAGGTCCACGCGGCCCTTGATTACCCCGGCCGCACCGTCCGGCAAAAACCCAGCCATGATTCAAGCACGACCAGCGAGCGCGATCGCCGCCGGGGGGATTCTCATCCTCGTGGTGGCAGGTGGCGCGCTTTTCAAAAGCCCGACCGCGGCGCCCGCCCCGAAGCACCAAGCCGCGGCAAGCTCTTCCACCGCGCAACCATCGAAGGATCCTTCCCCTTCGCTTCCCGCAACGATGCCCACCGAGGTTGCTCTGCGCCCTCTTCCGGTTTCCGTGACCAGCGACACCCATGAGTGGACCGAGGGGGATGCCTCCGATCTGACCGTGATCCAAAAGCTGGCCCACAGCCCCGACGAGGCTGTCCGCATGATTGAGGAAAACGACCGCATCCATCGGCGCCAGCTGGTCTACCGCAACGAAACCGCGAGCGTCGCGATCCAACGGGCCAAGGCCGAGGGCAAGACGGTCGACCGGCTTACCTTGCCGGCGCTCGACGGTCGGGAGCTCCAGTTCGAGGTGGCCCATGCCGACCTCGACCCGTCCGGATTCTCCGGCTCGCTCGCCGGCCGGCTCGTCGGGCAGCCCGACTCGATGGTGATCCTCTCGTTCCGGGGTGGCCGCGAGGCGTTCTCGGTCAGTTCACCTTCGGAGAACCTTCACCTCCAGGCCGACCCGCGCGAGCCGGGAGAGATCATCGTCAAGAGCATCGATCCCGCGACCTACGTCCAGGGAAGATGCGGCAACCCGGACCACGATCACTGAGTTCTCCCCCCGCAAACCCATGCGCTTTTTCCTGATCATCACCGTGCTTCTCGGCATGCCGGCGGCGTCCCTCGCGGAGGCCGAGGCGGACCTGCTCGTGGCCTTCGACAACTCGTACACCGACGGCGTCGGTGGCGATGAGAACGCGAAGGTACTCACCGCCAATGCCGTCGCGGCTTCCAACTACATCAACCAGGTCAGCGGCAGCCCGGCCCGCATGCGGGTCTGCGGCTATCACAAGACCTGGTGGCAGGGGAACCGTTCGACCCTCGGTGGCTACGTCAATTGGTTGAACAACTACGGCGACAGCGAGCTGAACGACGTGACCTCCGCTGCCGATGCGGCGGGTGCCGACCTCGTTGCCTACATTTGCCAGGGCACCGACACCGGGATCGCCGCGGTCGCCCAGCAGCCGGGCCGCTACGCCGCCTATCAGCCGAACTCCTTCTGGAACAACATCGTCGCCCACGAGTCCGGCGGCCACAACTATGGCCTGGATCACCGGGTCGGCCGGGCAGACCCGAAGACCATCATGCTGCACAACTACTGCGGTGGCGGTTCCCAAGGGTATTTCTCCAACCCCAACATCTGGCTCAACGGCGTCCAGCTGATCGGAGAAGGGAGCTGTCTCGGCACCGCGCTCCAGGGAGGCGACGCCGTCGCCAACCTCTCAAACGCCGCCCAAGGCGTGGCCGATCGCAGGGAGCGTGTGGTCTGGGGCTCGTATCGCGGCGCGATCACCCACCGCTGGCAGTTCAATCAAGCCGCGGGCGCCGCGCCGGCGGGGACGTCGATCGGCGGAACGGGCGGCACGGCTTACGTGCGCGGCAATGGAGCGACGTTCACCGGCACGGCGCTTCGTCTGCCCGGCGGGACGACCGGCAATGCGGCCGGCAGCTCGATCGCCGCTTACATCGATCTGCCCAACGGAATGTTCTCGGGGATGCCGAACTGGACGCTCGAGATCTGGGCCACGCCGCTTTCGGGAAAGACCTGGATGCGTGTGGTCGACATCGGCCGTCCGGCCGAGGCCGGCGATGGTACGGGCGCGGCGGGCGAATACACGCCGACCGCTTCAAGCCCCGCACCCGGTGTCACCAGTGGCTCCGACCAGATCGGATTGAGCGCCGCCATGGGTGGTGCCAGCCTCAACAATCAGCGATTGATCACCGGTGTAAACGGAACCTATCAGACCGATGATTCCAACCTGGGCACGACGGCCGGAGAGATTCATCACTACGCCATCACGTTCGGTGGAGGCACCATCAAGTGGTATCGCGATGGCACCCTGATCAAGACCCGCAGCGTCAGCTTCAGCTCTGCCGACCTCGAGGACGTCAACAACTGGCTCGGCCGCTCATTGTGGAGCAACGATCAGATGGCCCACATGGATTACCATGACGTCCGCGTCCAAAGCCTGGCGCTCAATGACAGGCAGGTCGCTGCGAACTACCTGATGGGCCCGAACGACTCGGTCGTCACGCTGTGGGCGAATGATCCGTTCGGCAGCTCGGGATTCGTCAACGGCAGTTGGGAATACGGCCAGTCCACCCCGAACCCGACCCAGGACTATGAGATCGGTGAGTTGACCCTGCGCACTCCCGCCAACTCGTCGAACAACTCCTTCCCGGGCAAATCGCTCGCCATCACCGGCGGCGGCACGATGCTCATCAAGAGCACCGCCGCGCGCACCACCACGGTGAACGACCTGCGCCTTGCGGGTAGCACGATCTCAAACGCGGGCAGCGGCACGCAGACGCTTGCCGGGAACATCACCATGGCGACGGCCACCGAGAATTACATTCGCGGCGCGAACGGCGACCTGGTGATTTCCGCCAATATCTCGGGCGGCGTGGGAGGGGGTGGAATGCACTACTCGGAGAACACCATCACCTTGACCGGCGACAACTCGGGATACCACGGCGCCACCATCATCGGCGACGGACGTGCCACCAAGTTGAGAATCAGTGATGAGACCAACCTCGGCGGCAATCCTACTTTCAAGGGCGGAGCATGGCTCCAGTTCAACCGGGGTACGCTCGAGACCACGCAGACGCTGACCCTCGACGATCCCAACCGCGGCATCTTCTTCGACGTCAACGGCGGCACCTTCAATGTCACCACGGGCACGCTCACCATCGACTGTGAACTGACCGGACCGAGTGTGACCGCCGGTTCGCTGGCCAAGCAGGGTCCGGGCTCCCTGATCCTGAACAGCCCCAGCAGCACCTTCAACGGCGTGGTCTACGTCGACTCCGGCAGCACCACCGCCAACGACGGCATCCTCCTGGTTACCACGACCGAAGCGCTTTCCGGCGCCCGCTCACCGATCTACATCAGAAACAACAATGGCGGCAGTTCCACACTCGAACTTGCCGGCGACATCACCCTCAACAAGTGGATCGATCTTAGCGGTCGGAACAACAGCGTGCCTTCCATCCGGAACATCTCCGGCAACAACACGATGCAGGGTGTGCTTCTACAGGCCGGTGGCGGCGACTACCGCATCCAGTCCGACAGCGGATTGCTTACGATGACCACCGTACTGCAGTCGGCTGCGGGTGGCACCCGTACCCTAACCTTCCAGGGCGACGGCGACGTCACATTGACTTCCGCGATTCAAAACGGCAGCGCCGACCAGATCAACGTCGTCAAGACCGGTGCCGGAACGCTGACACTTGGCGGCGCCTGCACGCACACCGGCAGTGTGACCGTGAGTGGCGGCACGCTGTTTGCCAATCCCGGCAACGGGGCCACCAACCGCGCCATGAGCTACGTGAGCGGGATCACCGTCAACGACGGGGCCATCCTCAAGGCCGGTCCGAACGGGCTCTTCGGTTGGAACGGAACGCAGACCAAGCCGATCACGGTGAATGCCGGTGGCCTGCTCACCACCGATGCCAGTGATACCGATGTCAACGTCGGCACGGTCACCCTGGCAGGCGGCACCCTGGCAGGTGGACCCAGCACCGCGTGGGGTTCGTGGAACTTCAAGCGCGTCGCGGGCGCCAAGCTGCGGGTGACAGCCGACTCTTCGGTCACGGCGCTCAATGTCGGTCTCGGTACGGGGAATGCGATCGACATCGACCCCGGCCGGACGCTCACGTTCAGCGGGTCCATCACCGACCTGTCGAGCGAAGGTACCTGCGCACTTACCAAGAACGGCGGCAGCGGGACGCTCGTCCTTTCCGGCACCAATACCTACACCGGGCCGACCTTGCTCGACACGGGCACGACGCTGGTTAACGGCTCGCTGGGCAACACCACCGTCACCGTCGCAAGCGCCGCCACCCTTGGCGGCACCGGTACGATAGCCGGGCCGGTCACGATCAACGGCACCCACAGTCCCGGGGCGAGTGCGGGCGAGCAGGACTTCGGTGGCACGCTCGATTATGGAGCCGCTTCGGTCCTGAAGTGGGAACTTACCGCCAACAGCGTTTCCCCCGGAAGCTTCGATCAGGTCTCTGCCTCCGGTGCCGTTACGATTGCCTCCGGCGCGGCGCTCGATGTCTCATTCAATGCTCCGGGCAGCGGTGTCGCCTTCGATGACATCTTCTGGACGCAAGTCCGCTCGTGGACGGTGCTGACAGGCTCCAGCGTCAGTGGCAGCTTCACCCTCGGAGCGGTCAGCAATGATCCCGGCGGACGAATCCTTACCGACTATGGAACGCTCGCCCTCCAGCAAGACGCGACTTCGGTTACCCTCGTCTTCACACCGGACATCACCCCGACCGAGGCATGGCGGCAGGCGAATTTCGGAGTCGACTGGGACAACCTTGCCGTGTCCGGCGACGACATCGACGTCGAGAAGGACGGCAACGTGAACGTGATCGAATACGCAACCGGCACCGACCCGAACCTCGCGAATGGATCTCCCGTCCAAGGCACCACCGCCGGCGGCAAACTGAAGATTTCCTTCAACCGCAACACCGCGGCCACCGACCTGATTCTCATCGTCACCGTCTCCGACGGACTTGACGGCGGCTGGACGGAAATCGCCCGCAGTGAGAACGGCGCGGCCTTCGTCGCCACCGACCCAAGTGCGCTGGTGAGCGAGACGGGCACCGGCGACATCCGGGCCGTTGAGGTGACCGATGTCGTTACCGTCAACGATCCCGCCCACCCGAAGCGCTTCATGCGGCTCAAGGTCCTCCGCTGAACTCCTTTCCGATCTGCTCGCGCTTCCAGCCAGAAATTTTCGCCGAGAATGTCGGAAGACCGCATCGAACCGCGTTCTTCCGGCAAAAGCTCCCCATTCTACGCGAAGCGGTGAATGGGAGACGCCCCCCGAAAACCCACGACGGCCACTTCAAGCAATGGCCTGCTCAGCAAGCCCCTCGTCAAGCGAGGGAAGGAACCCATGAAACCCGAAAGAACATCCCCCTTGGGGCACTGCGCACTCGTGCTCC is part of the Haloferula helveola genome and encodes:
- a CDS encoding LamG-like jellyroll fold domain-containing protein; its protein translation is MRFFLIITVLLGMPAASLAEAEADLLVAFDNSYTDGVGGDENAKVLTANAVAASNYINQVSGSPARMRVCGYHKTWWQGNRSTLGGYVNWLNNYGDSELNDVTSAADAAGADLVAYICQGTDTGIAAVAQQPGRYAAYQPNSFWNNIVAHESGGHNYGLDHRVGRADPKTIMLHNYCGGGSQGYFSNPNIWLNGVQLIGEGSCLGTALQGGDAVANLSNAAQGVADRRERVVWGSYRGAITHRWQFNQAAGAAPAGTSIGGTGGTAYVRGNGATFTGTALRLPGGTTGNAAGSSIAAYIDLPNGMFSGMPNWTLEIWATPLSGKTWMRVVDIGRPAEAGDGTGAAGEYTPTASSPAPGVTSGSDQIGLSAAMGGASLNNQRLITGVNGTYQTDDSNLGTTAGEIHHYAITFGGGTIKWYRDGTLIKTRSVSFSSADLEDVNNWLGRSLWSNDQMAHMDYHDVRVQSLALNDRQVAANYLMGPNDSVVTLWANDPFGSSGFVNGSWEYGQSTPNPTQDYEIGELTLRTPANSSNNSFPGKSLAITGGGTMLIKSTAARTTTVNDLRLAGSTISNAGSGTQTLAGNITMATATENYIRGANGDLVISANISGGVGGGGMHYSENTITLTGDNSGYHGATIIGDGRATKLRISDETNLGGNPTFKGGAWLQFNRGTLETTQTLTLDDPNRGIFFDVNGGTFNVTTGTLTIDCELTGPSVTAGSLAKQGPGSLILNSPSSTFNGVVYVDSGSTTANDGILLVTTTEALSGARSPIYIRNNNGGSSTLELAGDITLNKWIDLSGRNNSVPSIRNISGNNTMQGVLLQAGGGDYRIQSDSGLLTMTTVLQSAAGGTRTLTFQGDGDVTLTSAIQNGSADQINVVKTGAGTLTLGGACTHTGSVTVSGGTLFANPGNGATNRAMSYVSGITVNDGAILKAGPNGLFGWNGTQTKPITVNAGGLLTTDASDTDVNVGTVTLAGGTLAGGPSTAWGSWNFKRVAGAKLRVTADSSVTALNVGLGTGNAIDIDPGRTLTFSGSITDLSSEGTCALTKNGGSGTLVLSGTNTYTGPTLLDTGTTLVNGSLGNTTVTVASAATLGGTGTIAGPVTINGTHSPGASAGEQDFGGTLDYGAASVLKWELTANSVSPGSFDQVSASGAVTIASGAALDVSFNAPGSGVAFDDIFWTQVRSWTVLTGSSVSGSFTLGAVSNDPGGRILTDYGTLALQQDATSVTLVFTPDITPTEAWRQANFGVDWDNLAVSGDDIDVEKDGNVNVIEYATGTDPNLANGSPVQGTTAGGKLKISFNRNTAATDLILIVTVSDGLDGGWTEIARSENGAAFVATDPSALVSETGTGDIRAVEVTDVVTVNDPAHPKRFMRLKVLR